Proteins from one Calonectris borealis unplaced genomic scaffold, bCalBor7.hap1.2 HAP1_SCAFFOLD_35, whole genome shotgun sequence genomic window:
- the LOC142076162 gene encoding olfactory receptor 14J1-like produces the protein MSNGSSITQFLLLAFADTRELQLLHFWLFLGIYLAALLGNGLIITAIACDHRLHTPMYFFLLNLSLLDLGSISTTVPKAMANSLWDTRDISYAGCAAQLFFFLFFISAEYSLLTVMAYDRYVAICQPLHYGTLLGSRACVHMAAAAWASGFLNALLHTANTLSLPLCHGNAVDQFFCEIPQILKLSCSHSYLREVGLLVVSVCLAFGCFVFIVLSYVEIFRAVLRIPSEQGQHKAFSTCLPHLAVVSLFVSTGMFAYLKPPSISSTSLDLVVAVLYSVVPPAVNPLIYSMRNQELKDALRKMMTGCFSEATNCLFSSA, from the coding sequence atgtccaacggcagctccatcacccagttcctcctcctggccttcgcagacacgcgggagctgcagctcttgcacttctggctcttcctgggcatctacctggctgccctcctgggcaacggcctcatcatcaccgccatagcctgcgaccaccgcctgcacacccccatgtacttcttcctcctcaacctctccctcctcgacctgggctccatctccaccactgttcccaaagccatggccaattccctctgggacaccagggacatctcctacgcaggatgtgctgcacagctctttttctttctctttttcatttcagcagagtattctctcctcactgtcatggcctacgaccgctacgttgccatctgccaacccctgcactacgggaccctcctgggcagcagagcttgtgtccacatggcagcagctgcctgggccagtgggtttctcaatgctctcctgcacacggccaatacattgtcactacccctctgccacggcaatgctgtggaccagttcttctgtgaaatcccccagatcctcaagctctcctgctcacactcctacctcagggaggttgggcttctcgtggttagtgtctgtttagcatttggatgttttgttttcattgtgctgtcctatgtggagatcttcagggccgtgctgaggatcccctctgagcagggacagcacaaagccttttccacgtgcctccctcacctggctgtggtctccctctttgtcagcactggcatgtttgcctacctgaagcccccctccatctcctcaacatccctggatctggtggtggcagtgctgtactcggtggtgcctccagcagtgaaccccctcatctacagcatgaggaaccaggagctcaaggatgccctgaggaaaaTGATGACAggatgtttttcagaagcaacaaACTGCCTGTTTTCCTCTGCATAG